In Drosophila willistoni isolate 14030-0811.24 chromosome XR unlocalized genomic scaffold, UCI_dwil_1.1 Seg144, whole genome shotgun sequence, one DNA window encodes the following:
- the LOC6639268 gene encoding uncharacterized protein LOC6639268, whose amino-acid sequence MLQSENSRCIASKMPASKSREHNLFAYTVALIVVWLSIMNGLTAETTSVSPSTSSNRPSDPVMKPEQKHERNCKALCEHCGCLGFYCGEECLCECNNENSDTECIKTMQTNARTLNTPFEILIQGPSSNRFVRNAEQFDQKKTMEARFKTPRNRRSTITIYKPLKGLALLANAVEIPSAKKSDAVRHKRSVDHLEWFNDFANTLVRPSPLGTRAQRQLEAKPAAVEPVLPLTRREPWFLEKNPPTLTRPAPFKSKSRKSKKSSRRITKVSSIEDDSPHPQKTPEREIRPLRDALEVVERIPRVLQDTVSHLASDNNAGDVFSLNIMNDVYPSKATSRRKESPQKSRRPGRWDISFEPSRTKAPLVSAPAATPAPPAPLLPQRGILNLPWLRQRRLRRLQQQRQNN is encoded by the coding sequence ATGCTTCAGTCAGAGAACAGCAGGTGCATAGCCAGCAAGATGCCGGCATCCAAATCGAGGGAACACAATCTATTTGCCTATACAGTAGCATTAATCGTAGTATGGCTGAGTATCATGAATGGATTGACTGCTGAAACTACCTCCGTATCGCCGTCGACGTCGAGTAACCGACCCTCTGATCCCGTGATGAAGCCGGAGCAGAAGCATGAGCGGAATTGTAAGGCATTGTGCGAACATTGCGGCTGCTTGGGCTTCTATTGTGGCGAGGAGTGTCTATGTGAATGTAATAATGAGAATTCCGATACGGAATGCATCAAGACAATGCAAACGAATGCTCGCACTTTGAATACTCCCTTTGAAATACTGATCCAAGGACCAAGCAGCAATCGGTTTGTACGCAATGCTGAGCAATTTGATCAGAAGAAAACCATGGAGGCTCGCTTCAAGACCCCAAGGAATCGCCGTTCCACCATTACCATATATAAGCCACTGAAAGGTTTGGCCCTATTGGCCAATGCTGTGGAAATACCTTCGGCCAAGAAATCGGATGCTGTACGTCATAAACGTTCAGTGGATCATTTGGAATGGTTTAATGACTTTGCCAACACATTGGTGCGTCCTTCGCCGCTAGGAACGAGGGCGCAGAGGCAATTGGAAGCCAAACCCGCCGCCGTGGAGCCCGTTTTACCTCTGACCCGTCGCGAACCATGGTTTTTGGAGAAGAATCCGCCTACTTTAACACGTCCGGCACCATTTAAGTCCAAATCCCGCAAATCAAAGAAGTCTTCGCGTAGAATTACCAAAGTGTCCTCCATTGAGGATGATTCGCCTCATCCTCAAAAGACGCCGGAACGTGAGATTCGTCCCCTGCGTGATGCCCTAGAGGTTGTGGAGCGTATTCCCCGTGTCCTCCAGGATACGGTCAGTCATTTGGCCTCCGATAACAATGCTGGCGATGTCTTCAGTTTGAATATTATGAACGATGTTTATCCGTCCAAGGCCACGTCACGCAGAAAGGAGTCTCCCCAGAAGTCTCGTCGGCCTGGTCGATGGGATATTTCGTTTGAACCGAGCCGGACCAAGGCCCCATTGGTGTCGGCtccagcagcaacaccagcacCGCCTGCACCGCTGCTACCCCAAAGAGGCATTTTGAACCTGCCTTGGCTGCGTCAGCGTCGCCTGAGACGTCTCCAGCAGCAGCGCCAGAACAATTAG
- the LOC6639267 gene encoding major facilitator superfamily domain-containing protein 8 isoform X1 gives MAQLWEKLRSRLETKRLPEDVDDGLETLEQYHLRWRSVRIIYFTMFLMALGFSIILTGLWPYLNKLDPTAGKEFMGLIVAANPLGQMIFSPIFGWWGNKLGTIRLPLLISLALFTLASGIYSSLELRPDNVKYWMWASRFLIGVSSANIALCRSYLSAATRLTERTHAVSMVSLAQVLGFIIGPGLQAAVTPLGPDGHIWLWGAMHFNMYTAGGWINVLMSLCNFIMFMPGIFEEHKIAAREVMVMQGGTSEKETWKGIKPNYLSAWTLIVAFFVLVFNFVLLETLGTSLTMDMFAWSNEEALWYMGLMMTTAAIVSLVTFVLIEPLCKIFEERFVLIWGGFSLMFLGRAVFIPWGPDPPKLALTYNASAAVNWTENDPRFLGCPQETQEWCSQLPALTLTQFIIGFALTSVGYPIGVTLIQTIFSKVLGPRPQGVWMGWMTGSGCFSRFMGPVFMGFFYTRLGTYWTFGVTSMMMLISMIWLLCSNRLLIPASFDKPNPVELQELNKDGSQLLIPSTTKGTKSISIVPASSSGSS, from the exons ATGGCGCAATTGTGGGAGAAATTGCGCAGCCGTTTGGAAACCAAGAGACTGCCCGAAGATGTCGATGATGGTTTAGAGACACTGGAGCAATACCATCTAAGATGGCGCTCGGTTCGTATTATATATTTCACCATGTTCCTTATGGCCTTGGGATTTAGCATAATACTCACTGGACTATGGCCGTATCTCAATAAG tTAGATCCCACAGCGGGAAAAGAGTTTATGGGTCTGATTGTGGCCGCCAATCCATTGGGCCAAATGATATTTAGTCCCATATTTGGCTGGTGGGGCAATAAACTGGGCACAATACGTCTGCCATTGCTTATATCGTTGGCCCTGTTCACTTTGGCCAGTGGCATATACTCATCACTGGAGCTACGCCCGGACAATGTGAAGTATTGGATGTGGGCATCACGTTTTCTAATTGGTGTCAGCTCAGCGAACATTGCCCTCTGCCGTTCATATCTATCGGCTGCAACACGTCTGACTGAGCGCACACATGCCGTGTCCATGGTGTCGCTGGCCCAAGTGTTGGGCTTCATCATTGGACCCGGTCTGCAGGCAGCTGTCACGCCGCTTGGACCCGATGGACACATCTGGCTGTGGGGTGCCATGCATTTCAATATGTACACGGCCGGCGGTTGGATCAATGTCCTGATGAGCTTGTGCAATTTCATAATGTTTATGCCAGGCATCTTTGAG GAGCACAAAATTGCTGCCCGTGAAGTTATGGTCATGCAGGGTGGCACATCCGAAAAGGAAACCTGGAAGGGCATTAAACCCAATTATTTATCAGCTTGGACATTGATTGTGGCCTTTTTTGTATTGGTTTTCAATTTTGTCCTACTGGAAAC ATTGGGAACTTCATTGACAATGGATATGTTTGCCTGGTCCAATGAGGAGGCTCTTTGGTATATGGGTTTAATGATGACCACCGCGGCAATTGTTTCACTTGTGACATTTGTGCTAATTGAACCGCTATGTAAAATATTTGAGGAACGTTTTGTCCTCATCTGGGGTGGCTTCTCGTTAATGTTTTTGGGACGTGCCGTCTTCATACCCTGGGGACCGGATCCACCCAAATTGGCGCTAACCTATAATGCAAGTGCAGCAGTCAATTGGACAGAAAACGATCCCAGATTTCTGGGTTGTCCACAGGAGACACAGGAATGGTGTAGCCAGCTGCCAGCACTGACCTTAACCCAATTCATAATTGGCTTCGCTTTGACCTCGGTGGGCTATCCCATTGGTGTGACATTGATACAAACGATATTCTCCAAAGTCCTGGGACCCAGGCCACAAGGCGTTTGGATGGGCTGGATGACTGGTTCCGGTTGCTTTTCCCGTTTCATGGGTCCCGTATTTATGGGCTTTTTCTATACCAGATTGGGCACATATTGGACATTCGGTGTGACATCCATGATGATGCTCATATCAATGATATGGTTACTCTGCAGCAA TCGCCTGCTAATCCCTGCATCATTTGATAAGCCAAATCCCGTAGAGCTACAGGAACTAAATAAGGATGGCTCACAATTGCTTATACCATCAACCACCAAAGGGACAAAGAGCATAAGCATTGTGCCCGCCAGCAGCAGCGGCTCATCATAG
- the LOC6639267 gene encoding major facilitator superfamily domain-containing protein 8 isoform X2, producing the protein MGLIVAANPLGQMIFSPIFGWWGNKLGTIRLPLLISLALFTLASGIYSSLELRPDNVKYWMWASRFLIGVSSANIALCRSYLSAATRLTERTHAVSMVSLAQVLGFIIGPGLQAAVTPLGPDGHIWLWGAMHFNMYTAGGWINVLMSLCNFIMFMPGIFEEHKIAAREVMVMQGGTSEKETWKGIKPNYLSAWTLIVAFFVLVFNFVLLETLGTSLTMDMFAWSNEEALWYMGLMMTTAAIVSLVTFVLIEPLCKIFEERFVLIWGGFSLMFLGRAVFIPWGPDPPKLALTYNASAAVNWTENDPRFLGCPQETQEWCSQLPALTLTQFIIGFALTSVGYPIGVTLIQTIFSKVLGPRPQGVWMGWMTGSGCFSRFMGPVFMGFFYTRLGTYWTFGVTSMMMLISMIWLLCSNRLLIPASFDKPNPVELQELNKDGSQLLIPSTTKGTKSISIVPASSSGSS; encoded by the exons ATGGGTCTGATTGTGGCCGCCAATCCATTGGGCCAAATGATATTTAGTCCCATATTTGGCTGGTGGGGCAATAAACTGGGCACAATACGTCTGCCATTGCTTATATCGTTGGCCCTGTTCACTTTGGCCAGTGGCATATACTCATCACTGGAGCTACGCCCGGACAATGTGAAGTATTGGATGTGGGCATCACGTTTTCTAATTGGTGTCAGCTCAGCGAACATTGCCCTCTGCCGTTCATATCTATCGGCTGCAACACGTCTGACTGAGCGCACACATGCCGTGTCCATGGTGTCGCTGGCCCAAGTGTTGGGCTTCATCATTGGACCCGGTCTGCAGGCAGCTGTCACGCCGCTTGGACCCGATGGACACATCTGGCTGTGGGGTGCCATGCATTTCAATATGTACACGGCCGGCGGTTGGATCAATGTCCTGATGAGCTTGTGCAATTTCATAATGTTTATGCCAGGCATCTTTGAG GAGCACAAAATTGCTGCCCGTGAAGTTATGGTCATGCAGGGTGGCACATCCGAAAAGGAAACCTGGAAGGGCATTAAACCCAATTATTTATCAGCTTGGACATTGATTGTGGCCTTTTTTGTATTGGTTTTCAATTTTGTCCTACTGGAAAC ATTGGGAACTTCATTGACAATGGATATGTTTGCCTGGTCCAATGAGGAGGCTCTTTGGTATATGGGTTTAATGATGACCACCGCGGCAATTGTTTCACTTGTGACATTTGTGCTAATTGAACCGCTATGTAAAATATTTGAGGAACGTTTTGTCCTCATCTGGGGTGGCTTCTCGTTAATGTTTTTGGGACGTGCCGTCTTCATACCCTGGGGACCGGATCCACCCAAATTGGCGCTAACCTATAATGCAAGTGCAGCAGTCAATTGGACAGAAAACGATCCCAGATTTCTGGGTTGTCCACAGGAGACACAGGAATGGTGTAGCCAGCTGCCAGCACTGACCTTAACCCAATTCATAATTGGCTTCGCTTTGACCTCGGTGGGCTATCCCATTGGTGTGACATTGATACAAACGATATTCTCCAAAGTCCTGGGACCCAGGCCACAAGGCGTTTGGATGGGCTGGATGACTGGTTCCGGTTGCTTTTCCCGTTTCATGGGTCCCGTATTTATGGGCTTTTTCTATACCAGATTGGGCACATATTGGACATTCGGTGTGACATCCATGATGATGCTCATATCAATGATATGGTTACTCTGCAGCAA TCGCCTGCTAATCCCTGCATCATTTGATAAGCCAAATCCCGTAGAGCTACAGGAACTAAATAAGGATGGCTCACAATTGCTTATACCATCAACCACCAAAGGGACAAAGAGCATAAGCATTGTGCCCGCCAGCAGCAGCGGCTCATCATAG
- the LOC26529823 gene encoding RNA-binding protein lark — protein sequence MPGAGTFKLFIGNVDEKTQATELRALFDKYGTVVECDVVKNYGFVHMETEQQGRDAIQNLNGYVLNDNEIKVEAAKSRRAPNTPTTKIFVGNLTDKTRAPEVRELFQKYGTVVECDIVRNYGFVHLDCVGDVQDAIKDLNGRVVDGQPLKVQVSTSRVRPKPGMGDPEQCYRCGRSGHWSKECPRLYGGSAGGGGGGRGGGEPPSPLGPGYRDRMYGRDPFPPPPPPPPFLRDRIMDGFRDYDYYDTRRFEDRDLYERRYTSARMRDFPPPPIRREPMPLPPTLRSCSVSRSSYDTMFSRRSPPPPRSNGMSRYGSPTPHGYEDFSRDSFDDRMISSRGMRGPSPPGRRYAPY from the exons ATGCCCGGAGCCGGAACATTCAAATTGTTCATCGGTAATGTCGATGAGAAAACCCAGGCCACTGAGCTACGGGCGCTCTTTGACAAATACGGTACAGTTGTCGAATGCGATGTGGTGAAAAACTATGGCTTCGTTCATATGGAGACAGAGCAGCAAGGTCGGGACGCTATACAAAATTTGAACGGTTACGTGTTGAACGATAACGAAATCAAAGTGGAGGCAGCCAAAAGTCGACGCGCCCCCAATACGCCGACGACGAAAATCTTCGTGGGAAATTTAACCGATAAAACGCGTGCGCCGGAGGTGCGTGAATTGTTCCAAAAATACGGAACGGTAGTGGAATGCGATATTGTACGGAACTATGGTTTCGTTCATTTGGATTGTGTCGGTGATGTTCAGGATGCAATTAAGGATTTGAACGGTCGCGTTGTTGATGGCCAACCATTGAAGGTGCAAGTATCGACAAGTCGAGTGCGCCCCAAACCGGGTATGGGTGATCCGGAGCAATGTTATCGTTGCGGACGTTCCGGTCATTGGTCGAAAGAATGTCCGCGCTTATATGGTGGCAGTGCTGGAGGCGGAGGAGGTGGACGTGGTGGTGGTGAACCGCCATCACCTCTCGGTCCAGGCTACAGAGATCGCATGTACGGTCGGGATCCGTTtccgccgccaccgccgccgccgccgttTTTGCGTGATCGCATTATGGATGGCTTTAGG GACTATGATTACTATGATACACGACGCTTCGAGGATCGCGATCTCTATGAGCGTCGCTATACAAGCGCACGAATGCGCGATTTTCCGCCGCCTCCAATTAGACGTGAACCAATGCCATTGCCCCCGACTCTGCGATCGTGCAGTGTCTCGCGAAGTAGCTATGACACCATGTTCAGTCGTCGGTCGCCACCGCCGCCGCGCAGCAATGGGATGAGTCGTTATGG TTCACCCACACCACATGGGTATGAGGATTTCAGTCGTGATTCCTTTGATGATCGTATGATCTCGTCACGTGGAATGCGCGGTCCATCGCCGCCTGGGCGTCGTTATGCGCCCTACTGA
- the LOC26528978 gene encoding N-acetyltransferase eco — translation MDTPKGSGWSTRIATPHLSERKRQLFRSRSDKLNNIEDDDDIEDALLGLSPLKPHRRDIRKVNKNLFIGGDQLTEGRRLRSSSSSSPETNKENNKKTHGKGKAAMAGGGGEAAEQLPHLFTKTMRLNSQSANNSPRTPKSSRRQSGVAANENNVEAQQMCNSSLSSPSISSDYANQLKAMVNCDSSSISSPESSYGVPSASKRRVLKREHKSPPLTLGNPKKLVEMQAEPGTSCSMISPTSPNGSPQSKMRKTTLEQSIPTMAFYSKTKAPSSRRNIIMRSGGGGSLRKRTSKIRTSPTSSRPRLGINRGVSHNIRKPSTLQARRLPPIQLDYILNSLRNEKLKEIINQKREERAKIEEVYQILRSAKDPIKMAKPLNVIEDDANNNMTNPDFSDLSEDEQLQQDDDDDNDFDMIELEPIIPIIKHQPMSIISSEPSSGDRDQLGKRKFFKSGRKSQTHMEVRITDHIRASVNHGKIELIRKPPKKPRRLRVKSSTIFSAEQATVDAILKNLDESVLDDIVEASPSAEEPIVRSASVPLPDTVSNAESEELYENLVCDFQAMVDPFASFRLRLPYNTQDPELIEQQQILLEFLISNNICTEENFKIFIAEPDTHKVEANRIVDELYTIINAEEAPPEALTIAEVSVSNPVTSVASSEKLFPIFNQNLQPLVQRSQRHKAPSASAAAAVSRQRLLSSAAIGSNQYQIDAGQKQFGARQCQQCGLVYTVHEPEEEQLHREYHNSVHILRFKGWIDEDIIAACPEWSSDGRIIRLNERAPVARLQRLRDLLKVVDKELGYASFIVPKIFVAFFAVQKQQIVGLCLVQPLSEAHRFIQIDGIDYCSEEVFEASCGISRIWVSPLQRRQGIARKLMRAVQCHTILGQEIPVNRIAFGSPTDDGRALARYITQNDNFLTFDQ, via the exons ATGGACACCCCCAAGgggagtgggtggtcaacaCGGATTGCCACGCCCCATTTGTCAGAACGCAAGCGACAATTGTTTCGTAGTCGCAGTGataaactcaacaatattgAAGATGATGACGATATTGAAGATGCCTTGTTGGGCTTATCGCCATTAAAGCCACACCGCAGAGATATAAGAAAGGTGAATAAAAATCTCTTTATAGGTGGAGATCAGTTAACCGAGGGCCGCAGATTACGCAGTAGTTCGAGCAGTTCACCAGAGACCAACAAGGagaacaacaagaaaacacaTGGCAAAGGAAAGGCTGCAATGGCTGGGGGTGGAGGAGAGGCAGCAGAACAGCTGCCACATTTGTTTACCAAAACAATGCGTCTCAATAGCCAAAGTGCCAACAATAGTCCACGTACCCCAAAGAGCTCGAGACGTCAAAGTGGAGTTGCAGCTAATGAGAATAATGTTGAGGCACAACAAATGTGTAACTCATCATTATCCTCGCCAAGCATTTCTTCGGATTATGCAAATCAGCTCAAAGCTATGGTTAACTGTGATTCATCATCAATCTCCTCGCCAGAATCGTCCTATGGCGTTCCAAGTGCGTCGAAACGCAGAGTTCTAAAGAGGGAACATAAATCACCACCATTGACATTGGGTAATCCGAAGAAACTAGTTGAAATGCAAGCAGAACCTGGAACATCGTGCAGCATGATCTCGCCAACATCGCCGAATGGTTCACCACAGAGTAAAATGCGTAAAACAACTCTGGAGCAAAGTATACCTACAATGGCCTTCTATTCGAAAACAAAAGCACCCAGTTCAAGACGAAATATCATTATGCGATCAGGTGGCGGTGGCAGCCTAAGAAAACGTACATCGAAAATAAGAACGTCACCGACCTCATCTCGTCCCCGTTTGGGTATCAATCGAGGGGTTAGTCACAATATTCGTAAACCAAGCACTCTTCAAGCCCGTCGTCTGCCGCCAATCCAATTGGATTATATTCTCAACTCGCTGCGCAATGAGAAACTCAAGGAAATCATCAATCAAAAGCGAGAGGAACGGGCCAAAATTGAAGAGGTCTATCAGATATTGCGATCTGCAAAGGATCCCATTAAAATGGCCAAGCCATTGAACGTAATAGAAGATGATGCCAACAATAATATGACCAACCCAGACTTCTCCGATCTGAGTGAAGATGAGCAGCTACAgcaagatgatgatgatgataatgatttTGATATGATCGAGTTGGAACCAATTATACCCATAATAAAGCATCAGCCAATGTCAATCATCTCAAGTGAACCATCGTCAGGTGATCGTGATCAATTGGGCAAAcgtaaatttttcaaatccGGACGTAAGAGTCAAACTCATATGGAAGTCCGTATTACCGATCATATAAGAGCCAGTGTGAATCATGGTAAAATCGAATTGATCCGTAAACCTCCAAAGAAGCCGCGTAGATTGCGGGTCAAGTCATCAACCATATTCTCCGCCGAGCAGGCCACTGTGGATgcaattttaaagaatttggATGAATCCGTTCTTGATGATATTGTCGAAGCATCCCCCTCCGCCGAGGAGCCGATCGTTAGATCAGCATCGGTCCCATTGCCAGATACAGTAAGCAATGCTGAGTCAGAGGAGCTTTACGAAAATCTCGTTTGTGATTTTCAAGCAATGGTCGATCCTTTTGCCTCATTTCGTCTACGTTTGCCTTACAATACTCAGGATCCGGAATTGATTGAGCAACAGCAAATTCTATTGGAGTTTCTTATAAGCAATAATATTTGTACTGAAGAAAACTTCAAAATATTCATTGCCGAGCCGGATACTCATAAGGTTGAAGCCAATAGAATTGTCGACGAGCTTTATACGATTATAAATGCCGAAGAAGCTCCGCCGGAAGCTCTAACTATAGCTGAAGTGTCCGTATCAAATCCTGTCACTTCGGTGGCTTCCTCGGAAAAACTCTTTCCCATCTTTAACCAAAATTTGCAGCCATTGGTGCAAAGATCCCAACGTCACAAGGCGCCTTCTGCttctgcggctgctgctgtctCTAGGCAACGATTGCTATCATCTGCTGCCATTGGGTCCAATCAATATCAGATTGATGCTGGCCAAAAACAATTCGGGGCTCGTCAATGTCAACAATGCGGCTTGGTCTATACCGTGCATGAGCCCGAGGAGGAGCAATTGCATCGCGAATATCATAATTCGGTGCATATTCTGCGTTTCAAGGGTTGGATCGATGAGGATATTATTGCTGCATGTCCGGAATGGTCTAGTGATGGTCGCATAATACGTTTAAATGAACGTGCCCCAGTTGCCCGATTGCAGAGACTGCGGGATCTTCTCAAAGTTGTGGACAAAGAATTGGGCTATGCCTCATTCATTGTGCCCAAGATATTTGTGGCATTTTTCGctgtacaaaaacaacaaattgtgGGCCTTTGCCTGGTGCAGCCCCTCAGTGAGGCCCATCGATTCATACAAATCGATGGCATCGACTATTGTAGCGAGGAAGTCTTTGAGGCTAG TTGTGGCATTTCCCGCATTTGGGTTTCGCCGTTGCAAAGACGTCAGGGCATTGCCCGTAAACTGATGCGAGCCGTGCAATGCCACACGATATTGGGCCAGGAGATTCCAGTGAATCGCATTGCCTTTGGCTCGCCAACTGATGATGGGAGGGCATTGGCTCGTTATATAACCCAGAATGATAACTTTTTAACCTTTGATCAGTGA
- the LOC6639166 gene encoding uncharacterized protein LOC6639166, which translates to MSTIEEERKAYEKNPYFTGHIYGNFSPFYVTIAICTVVLGTIIILNIILGCCSKHRKYWQDRHTGNRWLVSIWSATPHKQPPLDFTELKDASYFQKFHPTTHQQVFPTSENDNELVIGIDELEPVHSSSHQHQRPPRPEGRTLHQQRQRGEYVELQKRESDI; encoded by the exons ATGTCCACCATCGAAGAGGAGCGTAAGGCATACGAGAAGAATCCATATTTCACTGGTCACATATACGGCAATTTCTCGCCGTTTTATGTGACAATTGCCATTTGCACAGTTGTCTTGGGCACAATTATTATATTGAACATTATTTTGGGTTGCTGTTCCAAGCATCGCAAATATTGGCAGGACAGACATACTGGCAATCGTTGGCTTGTCTCCATTTGGTCAGCCACACCGCATAAGCAGCCGCCGCTAGATTTTACAGAATTGAAAGACGCTTCCTATTTCCAGAAGTTTCAT CCCACAACCCATCAGCAAGTGTTTCCCACTAGCGAAAACGACAACGAACTTGTCATTGGCATTGACGAGTTGGAGCCCGTGCATTCTTCTTCGCATCAGCATCAACGTCCGCCCCGCCCCGAGGGTCGAACTCTGCATCAACAGCGTCAGCGTGGGGAATACGTAGAGTTGCAGAAACGAGAAAGCgacatttaa
- the LOC26529355 gene encoding uncharacterized protein LOC26529355 — protein sequence MALYFLYPAVAALALFIVGVIIIMLRYGPRLCGLRHHALPDNHDLREKTYEHEISYA from the coding sequence atggccCTATATTTTCTATATCCCGCTGTGGCTGCTCTGGCCCTATTCATTGTCGGTGTCATTATCATAATGTTGCGTTATGGTCCACGTTTGTGTGGCCTGCGACATCATGCTCTGCCCGACAATCATGATTTGAGGGAGAAAACCTATGAGCATGAGATAAGCTATGCATAA
- the LOC124460731 gene encoding uncharacterized protein LOC124460731, producing the protein MNYLRKSGLLSDCSFELTDSDGKTIVIKCHKCILICASPVFEGMFLGDFKEANNNAPIPIMDAPADAFENFIDYLYCEAGGPAMDQLDYETVKSLLYISHKYMVSFMIDKSSRALSDMVDKGLPPNIVVEIYKIANQIENNNLASKIFITMLNDIKSTMTCEENLYKLIRICQIENSQRVKKN; encoded by the exons ATGAACTACTTGCGAAAATCCGGACTCCTCTCGGATTGTAGTTTTGAATTGACGGATTCTGATGGCAAGACGATTGTTATTAAATGTCACAAATGTATATTAATATG CGCTTCGCCAGTATTCGAGGGCATGTTCTTGGGAGATTTTAAAGAGGCAAATAATAACGCACCTATTCCCATTATGGATGCTCCTGCCGATgcatttgaaaatttcattgattacCTTTATTGTGAAGCAGGTGGCCCTGCCATGGATCAGTTGGATTATGAAACGGTCAAGTCTTTACTCTATATAAGCCATAAGTATATGGTTTCCTTTATGATCGACAAAAGTTCTAGAGCCTTGAGTGACATGGTCGACAAGGGCTTGCCACCCAATATTGTtgtagaaatatataaaatcgCTAATCAgattgaaaataataatttggcatcaaaaatttttata ACTATGCTCAATGATATCAAATCCACTATGACTTGCGAAGAGAATTTGTATAAGTTGATACGTATATGTCAAATTGAAAACTCGCAGCGAgtcaaaaaaaactaa